One genomic window of Streptomyces sp. NBC_01498 includes the following:
- a CDS encoding CysS/YqeB C-terminal domain-containing protein has product MRAGAPGGRASRAERPRARPAHNGRGGAGDVRARALRDEPNRLGPVVRDENKRRHWRLPDGRSR; this is encoded by the coding sequence ATGCGCGCCGGGGCTCCCGGCGGGCGCGCAAGCCGTGCTGAGCGCCCGCGCGCACGCCCTGCGCACAACGGGCGGGGCGGCGCGGGGGACGTACGGGCGCGGGCGCTGCGCGACGAGCCGAACCGGCTGGGGCCGGTGGTACGCGACGAGAACAAGCGCCGGCACTGGCGGCTGCCCGACGGCCGCTCCCGATGA